The Fusobacterium sp. JB019 genome contains a region encoding:
- a CDS encoding autotransporter outer membrane beta-barrel domain-containing protein: MERWKRICIGIFILSNLAYSTDKIQSVNIEVNNTNNPSKAEREALEGGAGDTLINDAEIKVNGNDPTNNANLTGIRGIDATIINNENKKIIIDSIEGGTGINSSYSSEPTDPNASNTATITNKGEIEIIGKEVIGMIGHGGNTGSGVTMINDTTGVINISDSSILASGMTLKGGTSENKGIINVNGYSKNSGMEILHNEGIDGVQKNSGTINLIGNTLTGMNGPEEIGVTRTANKTTSINTATGRIIGTGSSLRGILSSKGGQVENHGNIELTGNINYGLASENKVVVGTKIAGSVINTGNIKITGNQGIGIVGINIEGLHNSGTVTIEGNEGTGIKYYNLNPGQLQNTGDVIIHGINNWAFATDEEKSSLVESVGRILIKDGSRDSGAFKVTGTITRGINRGDVVAVNGIQNKIIYVEDNTNSSGVVTPNTGIVENQGNIDIQGGQQNFAVHSKNGAQVINSGTIKMNDTNGVAIYNPNGKSISNTGEITLSGKNQIGVYYENENISVLNTGGIKIKGEGIIAFDVNAGDFTSGRTDLYVSSVGNKEVKVFGDVLIDSDAKGSMGAFARNSIKKAINTGNITIKGVDSSGLVGLDGTTLQNDGNINVETKESYGIQAVKDATVINNGNVSNTATDGVAIYMGIEDSNLYMDEKSTVIGTVVSSGGVGRFYGKDDFSSSTTHNIDYSLKGFSHMDITSGEFAIKKDTTLKSPIRNTLATGHEDTSSYTGNLEIATDKTLTMEVEVNRNNVDGNKYTSTVHANSLDIQGKLSYKPLDSVYVVADDVDEIVVPNIYTNEEIKVTEDNIEVLNYVSGWEGTYRLSSDKTDLSMVLKRKTGGDNLPDSYKNGVWNYSYNFLDKKYLSEATNLKDKFKVIEKIHNAEIPYYIDAGPIVKSGNYKAGDKKGYFFYDTYGGKLDSYYKIRENIILGLGFTGLESKVKYKYNSSEKLNSYILNFNAAYQIEDFKIGGYVGTSINKHKLERGITGKEYIVNANYESYGFNIGLVGEYKYRVSRDSVIRTHASLGYLFNYIEGYKETGNEYYIMNLPSLRENIPNVKLGTKWEHRNQNRFTELGVNLEYFFNGMIDNRRGYYIFNEKAKYDIYSVKLPRFILSVDLKQEIDINDRLSVYGLISAEMGENFWQALGRVGVTYEF; this comes from the coding sequence ATGGAAAGATGGAAAAGAATATGTATTGGAATATTTATTTTAAGTAATTTAGCATACTCTACAGATAAAATACAATCAGTAAACATAGAAGTAAATAATACAAATAACCCTTCCAAAGCAGAAAGAGAAGCTTTGGAAGGGGGAGCAGGAGATACATTAATTAATGATGCTGAAATAAAAGTAAACGGAAATGACCCTACAAACAATGCTAACTTAACAGGTATTAGAGGTATAGATGCAACAATAATAAATAATGAGAATAAAAAAATAATTATAGATTCTATAGAAGGTGGAACAGGAATAAATTCAAGTTATTCCTCTGAACCTACAGATCCAAATGCTTCAAATACAGCAACTATAACAAATAAAGGTGAAATAGAAATTATAGGTAAAGAAGTTATAGGTATGATAGGACATGGAGGGAATACTGGTAGTGGTGTAACTATGATAAATGATACTACAGGGGTAATTAATATATCGGATAGTTCTATTTTAGCATCTGGTATGACTTTAAAAGGTGGAACCTCAGAAAATAAAGGGATTATAAATGTTAATGGATATTCTAAAAATTCAGGAATGGAAATATTGCATAATGAAGGTATTGACGGAGTTCAAAAAAATAGTGGAACAATAAATTTAATAGGAAATACTTTAACAGGAATGAATGGTCCAGAAGAAATAGGAGTAACTAGAACTGCAAATAAAACAACTTCTATAAATACAGCTACAGGAAGAATTATAGGAACTGGAAGTTCTTTAAGAGGAATATTATCTTCTAAAGGTGGCCAAGTTGAAAACCATGGAAATATTGAGTTAACAGGAAATATAAATTATGGTCTAGCTAGTGAGAATAAAGTTGTAGTTGGAACTAAAATTGCAGGTTCAGTAATAAATACAGGTAATATAAAAATAACAGGAAACCAAGGTATTGGTATTGTTGGAATAAATATAGAGGGACTTCATAATAGTGGAACAGTTACTATTGAAGGAAATGAAGGTACCGGTATAAAGTATTATAATCTTAATCCAGGTCAGTTACAAAATACAGGAGATGTGATAATTCATGGAATTAATAACTGGGCATTTGCAACAGATGAAGAGAAAAGTTCATTAGTTGAGAGTGTTGGAAGAATATTAATAAAAGATGGATCAAGAGATTCAGGAGCATTTAAAGTTACAGGAACTATTACAAGAGGTATAAATAGAGGAGATGTTGTAGCTGTAAATGGAATTCAAAACAAAATAATTTATGTAGAAGACAACACAAATAGTTCAGGAGTAGTAACTCCAAATACAGGTATTGTTGAAAATCAAGGAAATATAGATATTCAAGGTGGACAGCAAAACTTTGCAGTTCATTCAAAAAATGGAGCTCAAGTTATAAATAGTGGAACAATAAAAATGAATGATACTAATGGTGTAGCTATTTATAACCCTAATGGAAAATCAATATCAAACACAGGGGAAATAACATTAAGTGGAAAAAATCAAATAGGTGTTTACTATGAAAATGAAAATATAAGTGTTTTAAATACAGGTGGTATAAAAATTAAAGGTGAGGGAATAATAGCCTTTGATGTTAATGCTGGAGATTTCACTTCAGGAAGAACAGATTTATATGTATCTTCAGTAGGAAATAAAGAGGTTAAAGTTTTTGGAGATGTTCTTATAGATTCAGATGCAAAGGGATCAATGGGAGCTTTTGCTAGAAACTCTATAAAAAAAGCAATTAATACAGGAAACATAACAATAAAAGGTGTAGATTCTTCTGGATTAGTTGGTTTAGATGGAACAACTTTACAAAATGATGGAAATATTAATGTTGAAACAAAAGAATCATATGGTATTCAAGCAGTAAAAGATGCAACTGTAATAAATAATGGAAACGTTTCTAATACAGCTACTGACGGTGTTGCTATATATATGGGTATAGAGGATAGTAATTTATATATGGATGAAAAGTCAACAGTTATAGGAACAGTTGTTTCTTCAGGTGGAGTTGGAAGATTTTATGGTAAAGATGACTTTTCAAGTTCGACAACTCATAATATAGATTATTCTTTAAAAGGATTTTCTCATATGGATATTACTAGTGGAGAATTTGCTATAAAGAAAGACACTACATTAAAGTCTCCAATTAGAAATACCCTTGCTACAGGGCATGAAGATACTAGTTCATATACTGGAAATTTAGAAATTGCCACAGACAAAACTCTTACAATGGAAGTAGAAGTTAATAGAAATAATGTTGATGGGAATAAATATACAAGTACAGTTCATGCAAATAGTTTAGATATTCAAGGTAAATTATCATATAAGCCACTAGACAGTGTTTATGTTGTAGCTGATGATGTTGATGAAATTGTTGTCCCTAACATTTATACAAATGAAGAAATAAAGGTAACAGAAGATAATATTGAAGTATTGAACTATGTTTCAGGTTGGGAAGGAACTTATAGATTATCTTCAGATAAAACTGATTTAAGTATGGTTTTAAAAAGAAAAACTGGGGGAGATAATTTACCAGATTCTTATAAAAATGGTGTATGGAATTACTCTTATAACTTCTTAGATAAAAAATACTTATCAGAGGCCACAAATCTAAAAGATAAGTTTAAAGTTATAGAAAAAATTCACAATGCAGAGATTCCTTATTATATAGATGCGGGACCAATTGTTAAATCTGGAAATTATAAAGCTGGAGATAAAAAAGGATATTTCTTCTATGATACTTATGGAGGAAAATTAGATAGTTATTATAAGATAAGAGAAAATATAATTTTAGGTTTAGGATTTACAGGTTTAGAGAGCAAGGTTAAATATAAATATAATAGTAGTGAAAAATTAAATTCTTATATACTAAATTTTAATGCAGCTTATCAAATAGAAGATTTTAAAATTGGAGGGTATGTAGGAACTTCTATAAATAAACATAAATTAGAAAGAGGTATCACTGGAAAAGAATATATTGTTAATGCTAATTATGAATCTTATGGATTTAATATAGGACTAGTAGGTGAATATAAATACAGAGTTTCTAGAGATAGTGTAATAAGAACTCACGCTAGTTTGGGTTATTTATTTAATTATATAGAGGGATATAAGGAAACAGGAAACGAATACTATATAATGAACTTACCATCTTTAAGAGAAAATATTCCAAATGTTAAATTAGGAACTAAATGGGAGCATAGGAATCAAAATAGATTTACAGAATTAGGAGTTAATTTAGAATATTTCTTTAATGGGATGATAGATAATAGAAGAGGTTATTATATTTTTAATGAAAAAGCAAAATATGATATTTATTCAGTTAAATTACCAAGATTTATATTAAGTGTTGATTTGAAACAAGAAATAGATATAAATGATAGACTTTCTGTTTATGGACTAATTTCTGCTGAAATGGGAGAAAATTTCTGGCAAGCCTTAGGAAGGGTAGGTGTTACTTATGAATTTTAA
- a CDS encoding EAL domain-containing protein, whose amino-acid sequence MIIKKYFLSFLICFTFLINFNNTFSQKNIVKVGVFDNPVLHNNKTNGYLDEYYKLIEKYTDLEIEYVYDDWDSLTEKLKSKEIDLLGFVTFTEERANYFDYSFFNIGRISSMISTYKDNNVTPDKGFSILKNKKIGCVKSTINETKIKKILKENNISSQIIFFKNKRAMFRALKNKYLDFVIDDNVRPIYDFEKILFNFSFEKTYFVTKKGNTTLLNKVNYALNKIFTENQNKIKKLEFKLNKEEETFLKNLPILNVGFIPNNGYLSRKNGTHIKGIDVDILNIISKKLNLKINKIPVTNIEEAKELMKQGKLDIMGGVSYENHFNKSFYFSVPYYNSRYYIIKNKNISNSNKFSAAFSENSKPVLYNVLNDYNFEKISNYSHINTLLKNINKNNNNFTVLESDVADYYLRNNTYKNLIIDLAPYRHLKSLAISKKLPFYFSTIINKTICNLDENTIHEIVLKNKIYDDNFSLFNKINISKTQLLIFYELILALFFIIILLFYFRYKSIINFKNLKTFDEITESYNFYEFEKKVQPILKNISTQQYFLISLEVSNLDYICEIYGFKYKNIILKLINDTIQNNLGSSEYFCRTDLKSFIGFGKFNNTKLLKERFTVVESKINKEIKNKLNKDIDIIFKNGIFIINETISLEKAISNCYYTKKFNPEYFSSITYFYKDNYKKLNLFNEKIKYSAKKAFLNKEFKIYYQPKINLETNSIIGAEVSILWKNSDFGIVPNEIFYPIFIKNGFINELNLYIMEDVCKKLEFLNIKDIKDISISFDFPINFFENEYTHSYLEILNKYNFKRSLMKIELSNIKLESDLKSLIEKIDRIKSLGFNIYLDLFKNEFLSIKNIDKLNLNYLKFNKSFLDNLEKNDLEKEIIKSIISFSNINKIPIIYTGINNEEKLNYVKNLNCKYVQGNFFYPPLKFEEFYKLIRK is encoded by the coding sequence ATGATAATAAAAAAATATTTTCTATCTTTTTTAATTTGTTTTACATTTTTAATTAATTTTAACAATACTTTTTCCCAAAAAAATATTGTTAAAGTTGGAGTTTTTGATAATCCTGTATTACACAACAATAAAACTAATGGTTATCTTGATGAATATTATAAACTTATTGAAAAATATACAGATTTAGAAATCGAATATGTTTACGATGATTGGGACTCTCTTACAGAAAAATTAAAAAGTAAAGAAATTGATTTGCTTGGATTTGTAACCTTCACTGAAGAAAGAGCTAATTATTTTGATTACTCATTCTTTAATATAGGAAGAATCTCTTCTATGATTTCTACTTATAAAGATAACAATGTCACTCCTGATAAAGGATTTTCTATTTTAAAAAATAAGAAAATAGGTTGTGTTAAATCAACTATCAATGAAACCAAAATAAAAAAGATTTTAAAAGAAAATAATATTTCAAGTCAAATCATATTTTTTAAAAATAAAAGAGCTATGTTTCGTGCTTTAAAAAATAAATATTTAGATTTTGTTATAGATGATAATGTAAGACCTATATACGATTTTGAAAAGATACTCTTTAACTTTTCTTTTGAAAAAACATATTTTGTTACAAAAAAAGGAAATACTACTTTATTAAACAAAGTAAACTATGCTCTTAATAAAATTTTTACAGAAAACCAAAATAAAATTAAAAAACTAGAATTTAAATTAAATAAAGAAGAAGAAACTTTTTTAAAAAATCTTCCAATACTAAATGTTGGGTTTATTCCTAATAATGGATATCTATCTAGAAAAAATGGAACTCATATTAAAGGAATTGATGTAGATATTCTTAATATTATATCTAAAAAATTAAATCTAAAAATAAATAAAATTCCTGTTACTAATATTGAAGAAGCTAAAGAGTTAATGAAACAAGGAAAATTAGATATTATGGGAGGAGTTAGTTATGAAAATCATTTTAATAAATCTTTCTACTTTTCTGTCCCTTATTATAATTCACGGTATTATATTATAAAAAATAAAAATATATCTAATTCAAATAAATTTTCTGCTGCTTTTTCAGAAAATTCAAAACCTGTTTTATATAATGTCTTAAATGATTATAATTTTGAAAAAATATCAAATTATAGCCATATTAATACTTTATTAAAAAACATTAATAAAAACAATAATAATTTTACTGTTTTAGAATCTGATGTAGCTGACTATTATTTAAGAAATAATACTTATAAAAATTTAATTATAGATTTAGCTCCTTACAGGCATTTAAAATCCCTTGCTATTTCTAAAAAATTACCTTTTTATTTTTCTACAATAATTAATAAAACTATATGTAATCTAGATGAAAATACCATTCATGAAATTGTATTAAAAAATAAAATTTATGATGATAATTTCAGCCTTTTCAATAAAATAAATATATCTAAAACACAATTATTAATTTTTTATGAACTTATTTTAGCTTTATTTTTCATTATAATATTATTATTTTATTTTAGATATAAATCTATAATCAACTTTAAAAACCTTAAAACTTTTGATGAAATTACTGAAAGTTATAATTTTTATGAATTCGAAAAGAAAGTTCAACCTATTTTAAAAAATATTAGCACTCAGCAATACTTTTTAATTTCTTTAGAAGTTAGTAATTTAGATTATATTTGTGAAATATATGGTTTTAAATACAAAAATATAATTTTAAAGTTAATTAATGATACTATTCAAAATAACCTAGGTTCTTCTGAGTATTTTTGTAGAACAGATTTAAAAAGTTTTATTGGATTTGGAAAATTTAATAATACTAAATTACTAAAAGAAAGATTCACTGTTGTTGAATCTAAAATTAATAAAGAGATTAAAAATAAGCTTAATAAAGATATTGATATTATCTTTAAAAATGGAATTTTTATAATAAATGAAACTATTTCTTTAGAAAAAGCTATTTCCAATTGTTATTACACTAAAAAATTTAATCCTGAATATTTTTCTTCAATTACATATTTTTATAAAGATAACTATAAAAAATTAAATTTATTTAATGAAAAGATCAAATATTCTGCCAAAAAAGCTTTTTTAAATAAAGAATTTAAAATCTATTATCAACCTAAAATTAATTTAGAAACTAACTCTATCATTGGAGCTGAAGTGTCAATCCTTTGGAAAAATTCTGATTTTGGAATTGTTCCAAATGAAATATTTTATCCTATTTTCATTAAAAATGGATTTATTAACGAGCTCAATCTTTATATAATGGAAGATGTTTGTAAGAAATTAGAATTTTTAAATATTAAAGATATTAAAGATATTTCTATATCTTTTGATTTTCCTATCAATTTTTTTGAAAATGAATATACTCATAGTTATTTAGAAATTTTAAACAAATATAATTTTAAACGTAGTTTGATGAAAATTGAATTATCCAATATAAAACTTGAATCTGATTTAAAAAGTTTAATAGAAAAAATAGATAGAATTAAAAGTTTAGGCTTTAATATTTATTTAGATTTATTTAAAAATGAATTTCTTTCTATTAAAAACATTGATAAATTAAATTTAAATTACCTTAAATTTAACAAAAGTTTTCTTGATAATTTAGAAAAAAATGATTTAGAAAAAGAAATAATTAAATCAATTATTAGTTTTTCAAATATAAATAAAATTCCTATCATTTATACTGGAATTAACAATGAAGAAAAACTTAATTATGTTAAAAATTTAAATTGTAAATATGTTCAAGGTAATTTTTTCTATCCTCCATTAAAATTTGAAGAATTTTATAAACTTATAAGAAAATAA
- a CDS encoding response regulator, with protein MINTIIVEDDPMVLEINKNYLNSNENIKLIKTFSNGADALEFLKINSNIQLALVDCFMPKLDGLSLLKKIRELGIQTEIIMITAANDYESINKAVRFGALDYLVKPFEFNRFQEAINKYFKKYEVLKKDKAFDQNQIDSLFNNKKTTSPLKNKMKYEKGINPKTLDLIIEYFKKHLHKKITSDELSAELNLSAVTIRRYLNYLVEHDSLEFEIDYETGGRPCNKYFLI; from the coding sequence ATGATAAATACTATAATCGTTGAAGATGATCCTATGGTTTTAGAAATAAATAAAAACTATTTAAATTCTAATGAGAATATTAAATTAATTAAAACTTTTTCAAATGGAGCTGACGCTTTAGAATTTTTAAAAATAAATTCTAATATACAATTAGCTTTAGTTGATTGCTTTATGCCAAAATTAGATGGTCTTTCTTTACTAAAAAAAATAAGAGAATTAGGAATTCAAACTGAAATTATCATGATTACTGCTGCAAATGATTACGAAAGTATTAATAAAGCTGTTCGTTTTGGAGCTCTTGATTACCTAGTTAAACCATTTGAATTTAATCGTTTTCAAGAGGCTATTAATAAATATTTTAAAAAATATGAAGTTCTAAAGAAAGATAAGGCCTTCGATCAAAATCAAATTGATTCTTTATTTAATAACAAAAAAACAACTTCTCCACTAAAAAATAAAATGAAATATGAAAAAGGAATTAATCCTAAAACATTAGATTTAATAATAGAATACTTTAAAAAACATTTACATAAAAAAATAACTAGTGATGAACTTTCTGCTGAACTTAATCTATCTGCAGTTACAATTAGAAGATATTTAAATTATCTAGTTGAACATGACAGTTTAGAGTTTGAGATAGATTATGAAACTGGAGGAAGACCTTGCAATAAATATTTTCTAATTTAA
- a CDS encoding ATP-binding protein gives MKFSEKLFIKQFKTLNLISLILIMFISAFITYNLTILNLNRKKSDEIKTIAFLLSKNSLVVETLKSKKNSKLLNDYLDHIIIYNPKIDVITLNDTNGVRFYHINKNKIGTKTNFDFEKILKRKDNSIINNFKDELGLQKIAFNKIYSKNDDFIGFISVSALKENALFSFKELALTYGLLSLCILIFGTLILNLKLKLIKKFLLGYNPSDFKENFLIRNNVLDSIDEGIISTNLKGEITFLNKTAKNLLDYNRTSYKKNIYTLFPEAKISKILETGKPEINNEIYLKQKYMLITKLPVMENNKISGVILLIKNKTEMISLAEDLTGSNHLVKALRANTHEFKNKMHVILGLLEIKDIDAAINYISSISSSTNNFGFILKVIQNKIIAALIYGKFNYAKECNINLTLNKKSFLPNNNDYINNQDLVTIIGNLLENSIDSINQNKNSDDKEINLFISSTNKAFIITVDDTGIGIPDKNLKKIFQRGFSTKGNNRGVGLDLIKNIVDKKNGMINIDSEIDVGTSITIILKKNK, from the coding sequence ATGAAATTTTCAGAAAAATTATTTATAAAACAATTTAAGACTTTAAATTTAATTTCTTTAATACTAATAATGTTTATTTCTGCTTTCATCACTTATAATTTAACTATATTAAATTTAAATAGAAAAAAATCAGATGAAATCAAAACTATTGCTTTTTTACTTTCAAAAAATTCTTTAGTAGTAGAAACTCTTAAAAGTAAAAAAAATAGTAAGTTATTAAATGATTATTTAGACCATATAATTATCTATAACCCTAAAATTGATGTTATTACTTTAAATGACACTAATGGAGTAAGGTTTTATCACATTAATAAAAATAAAATAGGTACTAAAACTAACTTTGATTTTGAAAAAATATTAAAAAGAAAAGATAATTCCATTATTAATAATTTTAAAGATGAGTTAGGTCTTCAAAAAATTGCATTTAATAAAATATATTCTAAAAATGATGATTTTATTGGATTTATTTCTGTTTCCGCATTAAAAGAAAATGCTTTATTTTCTTTTAAAGAATTAGCTTTAACATATGGTTTACTTAGTCTTTGTATTTTAATATTTGGAACTTTAATCTTAAATTTAAAATTAAAATTAATAAAAAAATTCTTATTAGGATATAATCCTAGTGATTTTAAAGAAAATTTCTTAATTCGAAACAATGTTTTAGATTCTATTGATGAAGGTATTATTTCAACTAACTTAAAGGGTGAGATTACTTTTTTAAATAAAACTGCAAAAAATTTATTAGATTATAATCGAACCTCATATAAAAAAAATATTTATACTTTATTCCCAGAAGCAAAAATTTCTAAAATACTTGAAACTGGAAAACCAGAAATAAATAATGAAATCTATCTTAAACAAAAATATATGCTAATCACTAAATTACCTGTTATGGAAAATAATAAAATATCTGGAGTTATTTTACTTATTAAAAATAAAACAGAAATGATTTCATTAGCAGAAGATTTAACTGGTTCTAATCATCTTGTAAAAGCTTTAAGAGCAAATACTCATGAATTTAAAAACAAAATGCATGTTATCCTTGGTTTACTAGAAATTAAAGATATAGATGCTGCAATAAACTATATTTCTTCCATTAGTAGTTCTACTAATAACTTTGGATTTATTTTAAAAGTAATACAAAACAAAATTATTGCCGCTCTTATTTATGGAAAATTTAACTATGCTAAAGAATGTAATATAAATTTAACTTTAAATAAAAAAAGTTTTTTGCCAAATAATAATGATTACATAAACAACCAAGATTTAGTTACAATAATTGGTAATCTTTTAGAAAATTCTATTGATTCAATTAATCAAAATAAAAATTCTGATGATAAAGAAATAAATTTATTTATCTCTAGTACAAATAAAGCTTTTATTATCACTGTAGATGATACTGGAATTGGAATTCCTGATAAAAATCTAAAAAAGATATTTCAAAGAGGATTCTCTACTAAGGGAAATAATAGAGGAGTTGGTCTAGATTTAATTAAAAATATAGTTGACAAAAAAAATGGAATGATTAACATTGACTCTGAGATTGATGTTGGTACATCTATAACAATTATTCTTAAAAAAAATAAATGA
- a CDS encoding OmpA family protein translates to MKKTFVILCAFLLVSCSSFQERVRVAVYSIPLMVIDDTSGTFDFDKSTLAESTFIVEEINRVLIERIKDKKGILKVVGHTDNYGSDEYNVILSRKRANTIANVVKTLLPKDNKIQFLIIPRGESDPVVPNDTAENRRKNRRVELFFDEADS, encoded by the coding sequence ATGAAAAAAACATTTGTAATATTATGTGCATTTCTATTAGTATCTTGTAGTAGTTTTCAAGAAAGAGTGAGAGTTGCAGTTTATAGTATTCCTTTAATGGTTATAGATGATACAAGCGGTACTTTTGATTTTGATAAAAGTACTCTTGCAGAATCTACTTTTATTGTTGAAGAAATAAATAGGGTGTTGATAGAAAGAATAAAAGATAAAAAAGGAATTTTGAAGGTCGTAGGTCATACAGATAACTATGGATCAGATGAATATAATGTAATTTTATCAAGAAAAAGAGCTAACACAATAGCTAATGTAGTAAAAACTTTACTACCTAAAGATAATAAAATTCAATTTTTAATTATTCCTAGGGGAGAAAGTGATCCAGTGGTTCCTAATGACACTGCAGAAAATAGAAGAAAAAATAGAAGAGTGGAATTATTTTTTGATGAAGCTGATAGTTAG
- a CDS encoding NTP transferase domain-containing protein encodes MNTAIILVDKMSTKLENITRGDFPKAFMPINRKPLIERTIETLNGVGIKRIILVTGYLKEFFELLDKKYEGIETVANLNYFNTDTMKSFYCAKESIKDEDSVFLLEGDLIFEKNLANHLIDSKNKNEILVNEEEKSIGMDKLSNSLFSQMFEVHESNKDLTYGEVLEKLNSEIAYKKTEDMLWARIETKEDFKEVTETIYSKILENEEKA; translated from the coding sequence ATGAATACAGCAATTATACTTGTGGATAAGATGAGTACTAAATTAGAAAATATTACAAGGGGAGATTTTCCAAAAGCTTTTATGCCAATTAACAGAAAACCATTAATAGAAAGAACTATAGAGACTTTAAACGGAGTAGGAATTAAAAGAATAATTTTAGTTACTGGATATTTAAAAGAGTTCTTTGAACTTTTAGATAAAAAATATGAGGGAATTGAAACTGTTGCAAATCTTAATTATTTTAATACTGATACTATGAAAAGTTTTTATTGTGCTAAAGAAAGCATAAAAGATGAAGATTCTGTTTTTCTTTTAGAAGGAGATTTAATTTTTGAAAAAAATTTAGCTAATCATTTAATAGATTCTAAAAATAAAAATGAAATTTTAGTAAATGAAGAGGAAAAATCAATAGGAATGGATAAACTTTCTAATTCATTATTTTCTCAAATGTTTGAAGTTCATGAAAGTAACAAGGATTTAACTTACGGGGAAGTTTTAGAAAAATTAAATAGTGAGATAGCTTATAAAAAGACAGAAGATATGTTATGGGCTAGAATAGAAACAAAAGAAGACTTTAAGGAAGTAACAGAAACAATTTATTCAAAAATTCTTGAAAATGAAGAGAAAGCATAA
- a CDS encoding iron-containing alcohol dehydrogenase: protein MKLKWFRVPKDIVFGENTIEYLSTLKGKRATLVTGFNSMKKFGFLDATKEQLEKAGMEVSIIDGVEPNPSIETVIRGGKELAEFGPDWIVAIGGGSALDAAKIMWVYYEYPDTKFEDLVNFKFPKLRTKAKFVAIPSTSGTASEITAFSVITDVKNHIKYPLVSYEITPDIAILDPALPSKMTPSITANTGMDVMTHAIEAYVSTNATSYTDPLALEAIKLVYDNLLIAYKDGGNLKIRERMHNASALAGMAFTNSSLGLVHSLAHKLGGEFGITHGLANAILLPYVIEYNRKATYKYNKLEKELGILNIVESLKELNKSIGIPNSLQEVTEVEISQEKFNEVLERMSKNAFEDPCTATNPRNSSPKDVEDIYRAAYYGKTARNI from the coding sequence ATGAAGTTAAAATGGTTTAGAGTTCCAAAGGATATTGTTTTCGGAGAAAATACAATTGAATATTTATCTACTTTAAAAGGGAAAAGAGCGACATTAGTTACAGGATTTAATTCTATGAAAAAATTTGGTTTTCTTGATGCAACAAAAGAACAACTTGAAAAAGCAGGGATGGAAGTTTCCATAATAGATGGTGTAGAGCCAAATCCATCTATTGAGACAGTTATTAGAGGTGGAAAAGAATTAGCTGAATTTGGTCCTGATTGGATTGTTGCAATTGGTGGAGGATCAGCTTTAGACGCTGCTAAAATAATGTGGGTTTATTATGAATATCCTGATACAAAATTTGAGGATTTAGTTAATTTTAAATTTCCAAAGCTAAGAACAAAAGCTAAATTTGTAGCGATTCCATCAACAAGTGGAACAGCTTCTGAAATAACTGCTTTTTCAGTAATTACAGATGTTAAAAATCATATAAAATATCCATTAGTATCATATGAAATAACTCCAGATATTGCTATTCTTGACCCAGCTCTACCATCAAAAATGACACCTAGTATAACAGCTAATACAGGTATGGATGTAATGACCCATGCTATTGAAGCCTATGTGTCAACTAATGCAACTTCTTATACAGATCCCTTAGCATTAGAAGCAATAAAATTAGTATATGATAACTTATTAATAGCTTATAAAGATGGTGGGAATTTAAAAATAAGAGAAAGAATGCATAATGCATCTGCCCTTGCAGGAATGGCATTTACAAATTCTTCTTTAGGACTTGTGCATAGTTTAGCACATAAATTAGGTGGAGAATTTGGTATAACTCATGGTTTAGCAAATGCAATTCTATTACCCTATGTAATAGAATATAATAGAAAAGCTACTTATAAGTATAATAAACTTGAAAAAGAATTAGGAATATTAAATATAGTAGAAAGTTTAAAAGAATTAAATAAGTCAATAGGAATACCTAATAGTTTACAAGAGGTTACAGAAGTAGAAATCTCACAAGAAAAGTTCAATGAAGTTTTAGAAAGAATGAGTAAAAATGCTTTTGAAGATCCTTGTACAGCAACTAATCCTAGAAATTCTTCTCCAAAAGATGTGGAAGACATCTATAGAGCTGCTTACTATGGAAAAACGGCAAGAAATATATAA